The nucleotide sequence TTTCGAATAATATTGGGTACCTTACTGAAATAGTGCTCAAAATAGCGGGAGGTATTATTGCTTCCTGTAGCGATTACGGCATCGAAGCCCTCTAGACGCCCATCGGAAATTTCAATGCTGTCTTTTAAGGAAGGTTCAATAGAAACCAAGTAATCCTTAATAAAGATATTGAGCACATTATCGTTGGAAGACAATTTGGCCAACACCTTGTTTCCGGTAATGAGTACCGACAGAAAGTCGTGAAACCCAACTAAGGGAATGTTTCCTGCCATGATCAGGGCCACCGTTTTCGGGCGGTTCTGTTTGACGTCGTAGGCAGATAGCCAAGCGGTAAGATTTTCATCGGTAAGCAATTCGCCCCAGCTTTTGAGTGCGTGTATTACATTTTCCCGGGTAAACCAACCATTTTTATGTTTGGATAGGACAATGGCCTCGTCTAATTTTCGCGACCATTCATCGTTTGGTGTTTCCAATGTAACAAACTCCCTAAGAAAGTGGCCGAGTTTAACAAAAGCAATAAAAGTTTTGTGATGGTCGTTCATATATTTGTTCAAAATTGTATTCCGAAGTACCTTTGTGCAAAAGTAAGAATACTGAATCGATTTTTGCTTTTAAGATTAAAATGAAAATATAACGAACGGGTTAAAGTCCGTTCAGCTTAATAAAACGAATATGGCGATAGTTATAACGGATGAATGCATCAATTGCGGGGCTTGTGAGCCTGAGTGTCCGAATACTGCAATTTACGAAGGAGCTGATGAATGGCGTTACAGTGATGGCACTTCTCTCGAAGGGGATGTTGTGCTTCCAAACGGTAAGGCGGTGAACGCAGACGAGGTACAAGAACCGATCAGTGATGAGATCTATTATATCTCACCTGATAAATGCACCGAATGCATGGGCTTTCATGAAGAGCCACAGTGTGCAGCGGTCTGCCCGGTAGATTGTTGTGTGCCTGATGATGAACACGTAGAGTCGGAAGAGACCCTTTTGGCCAAACAAAAATTCATGCACCCCGACAGCTAGGGCGTTGGGCTAATTTTTTAATCGAAAGACATTACATAGAAACCTGGGCACTGCCCGGGTTTTTTGTTTCTTGATATTCACATAGACAAAATAAAAGCCGCCTAGTTATAGGCGGCTTTTGTTCAAGCAATAATATACTTAAATGTAATAGCTTAGAACTTATAGTTCAACGATAAGTTGAACATGGTTCCTAATTGACTGAAATGGTAGCCGTCATAAGTCATTTGAGAATACCTTTGGTTGAAGGTAATCAGGTTAGAAGGCGAATTCACGACCGCGGCACCATCTAATATTGCCTGACCGGTTGCCGTAGCATCAACAAAACTCCATTCGGGCAATACATTAAATAAATTGTTGACATTCAATGCAATCGTAAACTTTTCGGTTGCATTAAAATTTATCCCTAAATCGGTCACGATTTTTGGGGTAAACTCTGTACTCAAATCAGAACCGCCATCTGCTGCGGCCCCTGCAGGAATATCGGCAGCATTAATAAAAATGTCTTCAAGGTCTTGCAATCCTTGTTGTTGGAACCTTGTTTTTCCGAAATAGGTATTGTTCAGGGAGAAACCGAATTTATTGATATTATAGTTTATTCCAAAAATCCACTTCGTTTCAGGACGAGAAGTAAAAAACAAGGCCTCTTGGGTTCCGTTCACTACGGATTGACCTGAGTTTTCCACTAGAGGAATGTTCTTGACCGGACCATCAAGTTCGTTTTGAATCGTATAGTTTCCCGATAAATTCAAATCTAGACTACCTGCCCCAAGTGCAATGCCCCTATAAGCAAGAACTACATCTACACCCGAAGTCCTTGTATCAATGGCGTTCGAGAAAAAGCTAACATCACTTAAATTATTGTTCGCCAAAAGAACGTCTAACGGGTTGGCAGCATCGCCGCTTCCTCCAATTTCATTCCCCAATACAATTCTATCTTCTACGGCAATATTGTAGTAATCGAAAGTATAGCTGAATTTATTGGCTATTTTCCCACCAAAGCCAATGGTAAAGTTCGTAGACGTTTCGGCATCCAATTGCGGTATGCCCAAAAGTTTGGCTTGTGTAGACACGTTGTTGATCAAACCACCTACTTGAATACCTTGACCGGGAACAAAACTATACTGGGCTTTCTGAGTGTAGATCTGATGTAAGGTAGGCGCCCTAAATCCAGAAGAGATCGAACCTCTTAAGGTAAACGCATCAGCCACTTTGTAACGTGAGCTAAACTTATATACAAAAGCATTGCCAAAATCAGAATAGTTTTCCGTTCTAATAGTACCACTTAACAAGAACGCATCGGTTACGTCGTAATCTAAACTTAAATAGCCCCCAATGTTATACCTGTTGAATTTACCGGAGTTTTGTGGAGAGGCACCCGCAAATGAATCGGCACCGCCACCATCATATGAAGCTAGTTCCCCTTCTATGATTTCAAAAGTTTCTGTTCTGAACTCAGCACCGACACCTATACTTATTTTATCGGATAGCAATCTTGAGATATCAATATTCCCAACGTTGTGTGTGAATTTGGTTCCACCAGGATTGAAGGATTGTTGACTATTTTCACGATACAACTGCGAACCTTCCGTGATTTCCCCATCATCTACCGAACCATTTCCATTGGCATCGAGAAAGACCGAAGGGGAGTATACAAAATTAGGATTGTGTGAATTATTGACCTTATAGGTCTGTAAGTTACCACCAGTGGTAAAACTAGCGTCTATATTCCAATCATTAATGGTCGACTTGAATCCGATAGTACCGTTATAATCACTAAGCAAACCCTCAAAGGTAGGTACATAACCTACATAAGCACCGTTAGGGCCATCAGGAAAAAAGTCGGTCAAGTAGCTCGAATAATCCGTTCCGTCAATATCAAGCGGTGATAATGACTCGGCTTGCCTCCAGTAGGGGGTTCTATAGTTGGCAAAACTGTTTACCGCCTTATACACATAAGCTGCATTTCCGTATAGTTGTGTGTTATCACTTAAATCATAGCCGAAATTGACCGAAAATTTGGCCGCTGCCGTTTCTGGAGAACCATTGATGTTGCCCGCATCAGGGGTTTCTGCCAAGAAGTTGTTTACCAGGTTCAACCCTGCCTGGTTTCTAGCGATCAAACTCGCTTCATCATGACCGTTTTCGTAGTTTTCCGTATCCAGCGGGTCCCGATAAACAAAATCAGCGTATTCACCGCCGGCATCTACCGTTCCAGGTCGATTGGCCTGGTTTACTTTAGATAAATCAATGGTGTAATTGATAAAACCCTTGTCTTCGCCTATTGAACTTCCATTATTCAAGGATACCCCGAACATTTCACCGTCACCTTCCGAGGTAATTCCCGTACGCACCGTGGCGGAACCTTCATTGGGACTATCTTTAAGGATGATATTCATAACACCGGCAATGGCATCGGAACCATATTGGGCCGAAGCACCATCCCTAAGGATTTCCACTCTTTTTATGGCGTCTGTCGGTATGGCGGAAATATCCGCACCGGTTTCACCACGTCCCGGTGAGGTTTGTGTGTACAAAAGGGCACTCAAGTTCTTACGTTTACCATTTATCAAGATCAGGGTCCTACTTGGACCCATATTACGAATTTCATAAGGATCGAGTAAGGAGGTGGCATCGTTTACGGGTGTTTGAACCGTGTTGAACGAGGGAATTCTATACTGTAAAGCTTTATCAAATGTCGCTTGCCCTGTAGAAGTTAATTCCTTGACACCCACAACGTCAACGGGTAACGGTGTATCCGTGTTGCTTCGAGGAGCGGTTCGCGACCCTACAACAATAAACTCCTCCAATTGTACGCCCTCACTAAGCGATACGTTTATAACCGATTTTCCCGCTACCTTTTTTTCCGTGGTCGGAAATCCTATATAACTATAGACCAAGGTGGCATTATCGGAAACCTCAATGGTATAATTTCCGTCAAAATCGGTAGTGGTACCATTGGTCGTTCCCTTTTCCACCACATTAACACCTGCTAGCGGGTTGCCATCTTGATCTTCAACCTTTCCTGAAACGGATTGCTGAAGTACGGATAGATCCAAAGTGGTAGTGTGGCCCAAAGTATTAAGAAAAAGCTTCTTAGTTTTTATTTTCTCGGCTTTCTTGTGGTATACGACATAATAGCTATTGCCCAAATACTCAAAGTCAAAACTGGTTTTACTCTCGAGTTTATGTATGATTTTATTGAGCTTATTATATCGGTATTCCTCAGGATTTAGATTCTCCCCAGATATAAGGCTGGCATTATACGTAAAAAAAACCTTGTGTTTTTTACTTATCTCGGCGAGAAAATCGGAAAGGGTAACGTAATTTTCCGCTTCCCTGTCAAGGTTTTTGTCCGAAGCCTGAATCGGAATACTTCCGATCAACAGGCTAGCGGCTAACAGTGTTTTCATAATAGTGTTTCTCATAGTAATGATTTGATTTTGAGTTAATTTTTAAACATTAAAAGTCTATTGTCTTTCTCGACAATTCGGGTTCCTGTCGATTTTTCTATAGCCGACAAACAGATTTTTAGATTTTGGTTGGGGATGCCTCCCGTAAGTTTTTGATGTTTTAGTTCTTCGTCAATGAATTCCGTTTTTAGGCCATAGGCCTGTTCTATATTTTTCATGACCTCATATACCGAGGTGTTGTTGAATATATAGGTTCCTTCACGCCATAAGGAATAGGAAAGTTCTTGGGTCACCCTGTCGTGGGTTATGGCCTTGTCTTCATTGGAATACGATACCAATTCGCCCGGTTTCATTTTTTGGGAGGTGCCGTTCCCCAGCAAAAGCTCAATGCAGCCTTCATCTAAAAGAACGCCGGTCTTATTGTTTCGGGTGCTTACATGGAATTGTGTTCCGAATACTTCTACCTTTAAATCTTTGGTATTCACCCAGAATTTGGCTTTGGTAGAGGGAATGGCTTTTACCTTAAAGTAAGCCTCTCCCGATAGATTTATATTTCGGGGGCTGCTTTTGTCATAACTTATTTGAGAATTACCGTTTAAGATGACAGACGTACCATCGGGCAGTTTTAAATCGATGATTTCCCCAAATAGGGTAGTGTGGGTAACCGTGGTATCGGCAGGTATAAAAATATAGGCCAAGCTTATCATGAGAACCAAGGTGGTCGCCATTGCCATATATTTTACGGTAATGAACGAAAATCTTTCCTTATTAATACTTTTTTCTTCCACTTCTACTAGGGCTAGTATATCGCTAAGGGCTTGATCTATTTTAGTTTCCGAAACCTGGGTCTTGTTGAATTTGATACCTAATATTATAGCCTTGGCATTGTACACCGTTTCTATTTTATCAGGATGTTGCCCAATCCATTTGTTCCAGAAGGCCACATCGTTTTGATTATGGTTCTTTGCCCAGTTTACGAACGATATATCGTCGATCAGTATCTCTAAGAGGGATAGTTCTTCTTTGCTCATAAACAGGGGCTTCACTAATAAAGAGGCTAATGTTTATTATTTATACCCTATTATTTTTAAGTTTTTTCAAAGACCGCCGATATTTCTCGATCTTCGATCTCATTTCTTAGTTTGGTAAAGGCCTTCTGCAAGGTGTTCAATACGCTTTGATAAGATATATCCATAACCTCCATGGTATCTTTTGTAGATAGGCCACTATAGTATTTTAAGTAGATGACTTCTCGCTGTCGTGTGGAAAGTGAGTTAAGTAAGATGGCTA is from Zobellia galactanivorans and encodes:
- a CDS encoding acyl-CoA reductase, with the protein product MNDHHKTFIAFVKLGHFLREFVTLETPNDEWSRKLDEAIVLSKHKNGWFTRENVIHALKSWGELLTDENLTAWLSAYDVKQNRPKTVALIMAGNIPLVGFHDFLSVLITGNKVLAKLSSNDNVLNIFIKDYLVSIEPSLKDSIEISDGRLEGFDAVIATGSNNTSRYFEHYFSKVPNIIRKNRNSVAVLTGNESTEQLNALGEDVFRYYGLGCRSVSKIFVPDTYDFDTLFKAVYPHHPIVEHVKYANNYDYNKAVYLMSEFKILDNGFLTLKEDKSYSSPIASLFYERYKDLSSLKERLASDTDELQCIVGQGVVEGEIPFGKTQQPSLTDYADNLDTVDFLLKN
- a CDS encoding FecR family protein, giving the protein MSKEELSLLEILIDDISFVNWAKNHNQNDVAFWNKWIGQHPDKIETVYNAKAIILGIKFNKTQVSETKIDQALSDILALVEVEEKSINKERFSFITVKYMAMATTLVLMISLAYIFIPADTTVTHTTLFGEIIDLKLPDGTSVILNGNSQISYDKSSPRNINLSGEAYFKVKAIPSTKAKFWVNTKDLKVEVFGTQFHVSTRNNKTGVLLDEGCIELLLGNGTSQKMKPGELVSYSNEDKAITHDRVTQELSYSLWREGTYIFNNTSVYEVMKNIEQAYGLKTEFIDEELKHQKLTGGIPNQNLKICLSAIEKSTGTRIVEKDNRLLMFKN
- a CDS encoding 4Fe-4S dicluster domain-containing protein, whose translation is MAIVITDECINCGACEPECPNTAIYEGADEWRYSDGTSLEGDVVLPNGKAVNADEVQEPISDEIYYISPDKCTECMGFHEEPQCAAVCPVDCCVPDDEHVESEETLLAKQKFMHPDS
- a CDS encoding TonB-dependent receptor, with amino-acid sequence MKTLLAASLLIGSIPIQASDKNLDREAENYVTLSDFLAEISKKHKVFFTYNASLISGENLNPEEYRYNKLNKIIHKLESKTSFDFEYLGNSYYVVYHKKAEKIKTKKLFLNTLGHTTTLDLSVLQQSVSGKVEDQDGNPLAGVNVVEKGTTNGTTTDFDGNYTIEVSDNATLVYSYIGFPTTEKKVAGKSVINVSLSEGVQLEEFIVVGSRTAPRSNTDTPLPVDVVGVKELTSTGQATFDKALQYRIPSFNTVQTPVNDATSLLDPYEIRNMGPSRTLILINGKRKNLSALLYTQTSPGRGETGADISAIPTDAIKRVEILRDGASAQYGSDAIAGVMNIILKDSPNEGSATVRTGITSEGDGEMFGVSLNNGSSIGEDKGFINYTIDLSKVNQANRPGTVDAGGEYADFVYRDPLDTENYENGHDEASLIARNQAGLNLVNNFLAETPDAGNINGSPETAAAKFSVNFGYDLSDNTQLYGNAAYVYKAVNSFANYRTPYWRQAESLSPLDIDGTDYSSYLTDFFPDGPNGAYVGYVPTFEGLLSDYNGTIGFKSTINDWNIDASFTTGGNLQTYKVNNSHNPNFVYSPSVFLDANGNGSVDDGEITEGSQLYRENSQQSFNPGGTKFTHNVGNIDISRLLSDKISIGVGAEFRTETFEIIEGELASYDGGGADSFAGASPQNSGKFNRYNIGGYLSLDYDVTDAFLLSGTIRTENYSDFGNAFVYKFSSRYKVADAFTLRGSISSGFRAPTLHQIYTQKAQYSFVPGQGIQVGGLINNVSTQAKLLGIPQLDAETSTNFTIGFGGKIANKFSYTFDYYNIAVEDRIVLGNEIGGSGDAANPLDVLLANNNLSDVSFFSNAIDTRTSGVDVVLAYRGIALGAGSLDLNLSGNYTIQNELDGPVKNIPLVENSGQSVVNGTQEALFFTSRPETKWIFGINYNINKFGFSLNNTYFGKTRFQQQGLQDLEDIFINAADIPAGAAADGGSDLSTEFTPKIVTDLGINFNATEKFTIALNVNNLFNVLPEWSFVDATATGQAILDGAAVVNSPSNLITFNQRYSQMTYDGYHFSQLGTMFNLSLNYKF